The proteins below are encoded in one region of Ferruginibacter lapsinanis:
- a CDS encoding tetratricopeptide repeat protein, with product MKSKIFFATALVTVVLIAGFRYANKVHQPTLQHISRENIFKNKLVIQCSPDWAHINEDSLANGIGMLPGWGNYRWYISTKNDSAQFYFNQGINMYYAFHIIESMASFKKAQRFDNNNAMIYWAQALAYGPNINDFAYAATPEAFAAAQKALSLKNNCTAKEKALIEAMAVRYTSDSTFSRASLNQLYADAMKKYYHQFKQDADIAALYADAMMLQHPWDYWKHNGTPEPWTPEILSVLEGILKTHPLHPGANHYYIHSIEASPNPQKAMASADRLGKLMPGVSHMIHMPSHIYIRSGKYKEGIKVNEMSVKGYNTYLALYPDVQNNVPLYLIHNLHMQSSCAMMRSNYQYSNKSSIEAQQSFDTSFMSLQQPLGNFIQYIYMTPVINNVRFGKWDSILNTKAPQEHHIYANTLWHWARGMAQARKGNINEAKNELKIVQEKMKAPDMQVVMEPFNSPFSAMKVAEKILAGVIAEQENNFSEATKLLTAAAANEDALIYDEPKDWLLPAREYLGNVLLKAGNPARAAIVFKEDLKENPNNHWALYGLYQSLIKQKKNTEAAIIKKQFDKAFEGNDIPKGQAVF from the coding sequence ATGAAAAGCAAAATATTTTTTGCAACAGCGCTGGTTACTGTTGTATTAATAGCAGGTTTTAGATATGCTAATAAAGTGCATCAACCAACACTCCAACACATTTCCAGAGAAAATATATTTAAGAACAAATTAGTTATACAATGTTCACCTGATTGGGCACATATAAATGAAGACAGTCTTGCTAATGGAATTGGCATGTTACCCGGCTGGGGTAATTATCGTTGGTACATCAGCACAAAAAATGACAGCGCTCAATTTTATTTTAATCAAGGCATTAACATGTATTATGCCTTTCATATTATTGAATCAATGGCTTCATTTAAAAAAGCACAAAGATTTGATAACAACAATGCAATGATATATTGGGCGCAGGCTTTGGCCTACGGCCCCAACATTAATGACTTTGCTTATGCGGCTACACCCGAAGCTTTTGCAGCAGCACAAAAAGCACTTTCATTAAAAAATAATTGCACTGCTAAAGAGAAAGCATTGATTGAAGCAATGGCGGTCAGATATACGTCAGACAGCACTTTCAGCAGAGCATCCTTAAATCAATTATATGCAGATGCAATGAAAAAATATTACCACCAATTTAAACAGGATGCAGATATTGCTGCTCTGTACGCAGATGCAATGATGCTACAGCATCCATGGGATTACTGGAAACATAATGGAACGCCGGAGCCATGGACTCCTGAGATATTATCCGTGCTGGAAGGTATTTTAAAAACTCATCCTCTTCATCCGGGGGCAAATCATTACTATATCCATTCTATAGAAGCATCTCCAAATCCACAGAAAGCAATGGCAAGTGCAGACAGGTTGGGAAAATTAATGCCTGGTGTTTCTCACATGATACATATGCCATCACATATTTATATCAGAAGTGGAAAATATAAAGAAGGTATTAAAGTAAATGAGATGTCTGTAAAAGGATATAATACTTACCTGGCATTGTACCCCGATGTACAAAATAATGTTCCGCTTTATTTGATACACAATTTGCACATGCAAAGCAGTTGTGCTATGATGAGAAGTAATTATCAATACAGCAACAAAAGTTCTATCGAAGCTCAACAAAGTTTTGACACCAGCTTTATGTCATTACAGCAACCGTTAGGCAACTTTATACAATACATATACATGACTCCCGTTATAAATAATGTACGCTTTGGCAAATGGGATAGTATACTAAACACCAAGGCCCCTCAGGAACATCATATCTATGCTAACACCTTGTGGCATTGGGCCAGAGGCATGGCACAAGCAAGAAAAGGAAATATCAACGAAGCAAAGAATGAATTAAAAATTGTACAGGAAAAAATGAAAGCGCCAGACATGCAGGTAGTAATGGAACCATTTAATTCTCCTTTCAGTGCAATGAAAGTTGCAGAAAAAATATTAGCAGGTGTGATTGCAGAACAAGAAAATAATTTCAGCGAAGCAACAAAATTATTGACAGCTGCTGCTGCCAATGAAGATGCATTAATTTATGATGAACCTAAAGACTGGTTGCTCCCCGCCAGAGAATATTTGGGCAATGTGCTACTGAAAGCAGGTAACCCAGCCAGGGCTGCAATTGTTTTTAAAGAAGACCTGAAGGAAAACCCTAACAATCATTGGGCTTTATATGGTTTATATCAGTCACTCATCAAACAGAAAAAAAATACTGAAGCAGCCATTATAAAGAAACAGTTTGATAAAGCTTTTGAAGGAAACGATATTCCCAAAGGTCAAGCTGTTTTTTAA
- a CDS encoding SRPBCC family protein — protein sequence MKILKRIFIGILVLFALLLIVALFVKKEYTVEREVTIAKPKQEVFNYIKLLKNQSNYSVWVKMDPNAKMEYKGTDGTVGFVSSWDSENKNVGKGEQEIKQITEGERLDLSLHFIKPFEGFADAYMTTAAIDSNQTKVKWGFHNKMKYPLNIICLFMNVEKMIGKDLGDGLNNLKVVLEK from the coding sequence ATGAAAATTCTTAAAAGAATATTTATTGGCATACTTGTACTTTTTGCATTGCTTTTGATCGTTGCATTATTTGTAAAAAAAGAATATACGGTTGAACGTGAAGTAACAATAGCCAAACCCAAACAAGAAGTTTTTAATTATATCAAATTACTCAAAAACCAAAGCAATTATAGTGTATGGGTAAAAATGGACCCCAATGCTAAAATGGAATATAAAGGCACCGATGGAACAGTTGGCTTTGTTTCATCCTGGGATAGCGAAAATAAAAATGTTGGAAAAGGTGAGCAGGAAATAAAACAAATAACAGAAGGAGAACGCCTCGATCTTAGTTTGCATTTTATAAAACCTTTTGAAGGTTTTGCCGATGCTTATATGACGACTGCCGCTATAGATTCAAACCAAACAAAAGTGAAATGGGGATTTCATAATAAAATGAAATACCCACTCAATATTATATGCCTTTTCATGAATGTAGAAAAAATGATCGGCAAAGATCTTGGTGATGGATTAAATAATTTAAAAGTGGTGTTAGAAAAATAA
- a CDS encoding MATE family efflux transporter has protein sequence MGTSENSITLKTIFSVIKQSLNGEQQDYTQGSIRKAVFLLAIPMILELSLESVFAVVDIFFVSKLGQNAIATVGLTESVITIVYSVAIGLSVAATAIVARRIGEKNPEAAAHAGAQSLIVAMVISVLTSLAGIIFAENILSLMGASKEVVHEGAIFTRIMFGGSLVIMLLFLINGIFRGAGDAEMAMKSLWIASGVNIILCPILIHFMGLKGAAVATVIGRSSGVLYQCYHLFKGSGIIKFKKEHVAFDIPIIRSLINIAWPATFQFIIASGSWIILARLVAETGGTTASAGYQIAIRNVVFFILPAWGLSNAAATLVGQNLGAKEIHRAEQSVLITAKYNAIFMSFVMLLFVFCSNFIIRLFTNDDNVVRYGARALQIIGSGYIFYGIAMVMTQALNGAGDTKTPTLINLVGFWFFQIPLAYFLAQGLDMKTTGAFIAVPVAETFIALIAWYYFKKGKWKEVKV, from the coding sequence ATGGGTACATCAGAAAACAGCATTACACTCAAAACTATATTTTCCGTTATCAAACAATCATTGAACGGAGAGCAACAGGATTACACACAGGGCAGCATCCGCAAAGCAGTGTTCTTACTGGCTATCCCGATGATACTCGAATTGAGTTTAGAAAGTGTATTTGCCGTGGTAGATATTTTCTTCGTAAGTAAACTCGGACAAAACGCGATAGCCACAGTTGGCCTAACAGAATCTGTGATCACAATAGTGTATTCTGTTGCAATCGGTTTAAGTGTTGCTGCCACCGCTATTGTTGCCAGAAGGATCGGAGAAAAGAATCCTGAAGCTGCCGCACATGCCGGCGCACAGTCTTTGATCGTGGCAATGGTCATTTCAGTGTTGACCAGTCTTGCCGGAATAATATTTGCCGAAAACATTTTATCATTGATGGGGGCAAGTAAAGAAGTGGTTCATGAAGGAGCCATATTCACACGTATCATGTTTGGCGGCAGCCTGGTCATCATGTTATTATTTCTGATCAACGGTATTTTCAGAGGTGCAGGCGACGCCGAAATGGCAATGAAAAGCCTGTGGATAGCCAGTGGTGTTAATATTATTTTATGTCCTATCCTTATTCATTTCATGGGTTTAAAAGGTGCAGCCGTTGCTACAGTCATTGGCAGAAGTTCTGGTGTATTATACCAGTGTTATCATTTATTTAAAGGAAGCGGCATTATAAAATTCAAGAAAGAACATGTTGCATTTGACATCCCTATTATAAGATCTTTGATCAATATTGCATGGCCCGCCACTTTCCAATTCATCATCGCAAGCGGAAGCTGGATCATATTAGCAAGACTGGTAGCTGAAACCGGTGGCACTACAGCTTCTGCAGGTTACCAGATAGCTATACGAAATGTTGTTTTCTTTATTTTACCTGCATGGGGATTGAGTAATGCGGCAGCAACACTGGTGGGGCAAAACCTTGGTGCCAAAGAGATACACAGAGCTGAACAAAGCGTATTAATAACAGCCAAGTACAACGCCATCTTCATGAGCTTTGTGATGTTGCTGTTTGTTTTTTGTTCAAACTTTATCATTCGTCTTTTTACAAATGATGATAACGTAGTGCGATACGGAGCCAGGGCATTACAGATAATTGGATCAGGCTATATCTTTTACGGCATTGCTATGGTGATGACACAAGCCTTAAATGGTGCCGGCGATACTAAAACTCCCACCCTTATCAACCTCGTTGGGTTTTGGTTTTTTCAGATACCTCTGGCATATTTCCTGGCACAAGGACTTGATATGAAAACAACCGGCGCTTTTATAGCTGTACCGGTTGCTGAAACTTTTATTGCATTGATTGCATGGTATTATTTTAAAAAGGGCAAATGGAAAGAAGTGAAAGTCTGA
- a CDS encoding DinB family protein yields the protein MSIKTGYISELKRESDATKKILERIPFDKKDWKPHEKSAPIGRLATHVAENTHWISRVIHISDYDFAANYTPTVAATSTEELLKVFQDNLDKALQDLEQVSLEELDAIWTVRNGDQILYQLPKKVAIRAWAFSHMIHHRGQLSVYLRLLDIPVPGMYGPTADEG from the coding sequence ATGTCTATTAAAACTGGCTACATCAGTGAACTAAAGCGTGAATCTGATGCAACGAAAAAAATTCTGGAAAGAATTCCATTTGATAAAAAAGATTGGAAGCCGCACGAAAAATCAGCACCTATCGGCAGACTGGCTACTCATGTTGCGGAAAATACACATTGGATATCCAGGGTCATTCATATCTCTGATTATGATTTTGCTGCAAATTATACACCTACTGTAGCGGCTACCTCTACAGAGGAATTGCTGAAAGTGTTTCAGGATAATCTTGATAAAGCATTGCAGGATCTTGAGCAGGTAAGCCTTGAAGAATTAGATGCGATATGGACGGTAAGAAATGGTGATCAGATATTATATCAGTTGCCAAAGAAAGTGGCCATACGTGCCTGGGCTTTTAGTCATATGATACATCACAGAGGACAGCTTTCTGTTTATCTGCGTTTGTTGGATATACCAGTGCCGGGTATGTATGGCCCTACGGCAGATGAGGGATAA
- a CDS encoding LysE family translocator, translating to MIKIIKVFFWGLLISFLGSLPLGTLNVAAMQIGIQESVTDALWFSLGSMIVEMTYVRISLIGIDWIRKQAKLMKIMEWITLGIILALAAGSFIAAIKGGGNSKNIMLNNNMHRFLLGMFMCAINPIVVIFWFGWSTVLFTKKVLEPKPAQYNSYILGIGIGAFLGTCIFIFGGKWIVERIENSQQYLNWVVGGIFVFTALVQLIKMLRHKDGVSKFTHPES from the coding sequence ATGATTAAAATAATAAAAGTATTTTTCTGGGGATTATTGATCAGCTTTTTAGGCTCATTGCCGTTGGGTACACTCAATGTAGCTGCGATGCAGATCGGCATACAGGAAAGTGTGACGGATGCGCTGTGGTTCTCGTTGGGGTCTATGATCGTTGAAATGACCTATGTAAGAATATCATTGATAGGGATTGATTGGATCAGGAAACAAGCGAAACTGATGAAGATAATGGAGTGGATCACACTTGGTATTATCCTGGCATTGGCTGCAGGTAGTTTTATTGCTGCAATAAAAGGCGGTGGCAACAGCAAGAATATCATGCTGAATAATAACATGCATCGGTTTTTACTAGGAATGTTCATGTGTGCTATTAACCCGATCGTTGTTATTTTTTGGTTTGGCTGGAGTACAGTGTTGTTTACTAAAAAAGTGCTGGAACCTAAACCGGCACAATACAATAGTTATATATTAGGTATCGGCATAGGCGCTTTTTTAGGCACCTGTATCTTTATCTTCGGCGGAAAATGGATCGTAGAGCGGATTGAGAACAGTCAGCAATATTTAAATTGGGTGGTTGGTGGAATATTTGTTTTTACAGCATTGGTGCAACTGATAAAAATGTTGCGGCATAAAGATGGTGTTTCAAAATTTACTCATCCTGAATCTTAA
- a CDS encoding (Fe-S)-binding protein, whose amino-acid sequence MSEMSAAGNSPEVLFWVGCAGSFDQRAQKITKAFVTILDKVKISYAILGKEEMCTGDPARRAGNEFMFQMMAYQNIQILNGYGIKKIVTACPHCFNTLKNEYPELGGTYEVIHHTTFLQQLIDEGRIIMKEGGDFKGKKITYHDSCYLGRSNNIYEAPRKVLEAMDVELVEMKRCKSNGLCCGAGGAQMFKEEEKGDIRINQERTKDALETGATIIASACPFCNTMMTDGVKNSNKEDDIKVLDIAELIAASI is encoded by the coding sequence ATGTCTGAAATGTCAGCTGCCGGAAACAGTCCCGAAGTACTATTTTGGGTAGGCTGTGCCGGGAGTTTTGATCAACGGGCACAAAAGATCACCAAAGCATTTGTTACCATTCTTGATAAAGTAAAGATCAGTTACGCCATTTTGGGGAAAGAAGAAATGTGTACGGGTGACCCTGCCAGGCGTGCCGGCAATGAGTTTATGTTTCAAATGATGGCCTATCAAAATATTCAAATATTGAATGGATATGGCATCAAAAAAATTGTTACTGCCTGCCCTCATTGTTTCAATACATTAAAAAACGAATACCCCGAGTTGGGGGGCACATATGAAGTTATTCATCATACCACTTTTTTACAGCAGCTCATCGACGAAGGAAGAATAATCATGAAAGAAGGAGGTGATTTTAAAGGGAAAAAGATCACCTATCACGATAGCTGTTATCTTGGCCGGTCGAATAATATTTATGAAGCACCCCGTAAAGTGTTGGAAGCCATGGATGTAGAATTGGTGGAAATGAAACGTTGCAAAAGCAACGGGCTTTGTTGTGGTGCCGGCGGTGCACAAATGTTTAAAGAAGAAGAAAAAGGAGATATCCGTATCAACCAGGAAAGAACAAAAGATGCATTGGAAACAGGTGCTACCATTATCGCCTCTGCCTGCCCATTTTGCAATACCATGATGACTGATGGGGTAAAAAACAGCAATAAAGAAGATGATATAAAAGTTTTAGACATTGCTGAGTTAATTGCCGCATCTATTTAA
- the namA gene encoding NADPH dehydrogenase NamA, translating into MSLLFTPLKIKSVEFKNRIVVSPMCQYSSVDGFASDWHLVHLGSRAVGGAALIMQEATAVSPEGRISYGDMGIWKDEHIEKLHQITSFIHEHGAVAGIQLAHAGRKASTEKPWEGDKQILSGENHWQTVSASPIPFREGEMIPHELTATEIASVINDFKNAAVRSLKAGFKLVEIHAAHGYLINQFLSPLCNQRTDGYGGSFDNRIKFLLEIIDAVKTVWPAELPIFVRISATDWVEGGWTIDDSVQLALVLKEKGIDLIDTSSGGTSPLAKIPVGPGYQVQLAAAIKKQTGILTGAVGIITNAQQAEEILQQEQADFIFMAREHLRDPYFALHAALELDENIEWPVQYARAKRNKK; encoded by the coding sequence ATGAGTTTGCTTTTTACTCCGTTAAAGATCAAATCGGTTGAGTTTAAGAACAGGATAGTGGTTTCACCCATGTGTCAGTATTCAAGTGTTGATGGCTTTGCCAGCGATTGGCACCTGGTGCATTTAGGTAGCCGTGCAGTGGGTGGCGCAGCATTGATCATGCAGGAAGCAACAGCAGTATCACCCGAAGGCAGGATCAGTTATGGAGATATGGGCATATGGAAAGATGAGCATATTGAAAAATTGCACCAGATCACTTCTTTCATTCATGAACATGGAGCTGTAGCCGGAATACAATTGGCACATGCAGGCCGGAAGGCAAGCACAGAAAAACCGTGGGAAGGAGATAAACAAATATTGTCCGGAGAAAATCATTGGCAAACAGTTTCTGCATCACCCATTCCTTTTAGAGAAGGAGAGATGATACCGCACGAATTAACTGCAACAGAAATAGCCTCGGTGATAAATGATTTTAAAAATGCAGCAGTACGCTCTTTAAAAGCAGGATTTAAATTGGTAGAGATACATGCGGCGCATGGCTATCTGATCAATCAGTTCTTATCTCCGTTATGCAATCAACGAACAGATGGATATGGTGGCAGCTTTGATAACCGGATAAAATTTTTATTGGAAATAATTGATGCTGTAAAAACCGTGTGGCCTGCTGAGTTACCAATATTCGTTCGCATTTCTGCTACCGATTGGGTAGAGGGCGGCTGGACAATTGACGACTCTGTACAATTGGCCCTGGTACTAAAAGAAAAAGGGATCGATCTGATAGATACTTCATCCGGCGGTACATCTCCATTGGCTAAAATTCCCGTTGGGCCGGGTTACCAGGTACAACTGGCAGCAGCGATTAAAAAACAGACCGGCATTTTAACCGGTGCAGTAGGTATCATTACCAATGCACAACAGGCAGAAGAAATATTACAGCAGGAACAGGCTGATTTTATTTTTATGGCAAGGGAGCATTTACGTGATCCGTATTTTGCATTACATGCAGCACTTGAGCTGGATGAAAATATTGAATGGCCGGTGCAGTATGCAAGGGCTAAGCGGAATAAGAAATAA
- a CDS encoding DUF3037 domain-containing protein, which translates to MHEKHLFEYAVIRIVPRVEREEFLNVGVIVYCAKENFLHALIGVNHHRLQVFCGDELDLHEIEANLDALQRICVGGSSSGPIGRLDMASRFRWLTATRSTVVQSSKVHPGLCTNAGEVLKKLFEQLVL; encoded by the coding sequence ATGCACGAGAAGCACTTATTTGAGTATGCGGTAATACGCATTGTACCAAGGGTAGAGCGGGAAGAATTTCTGAACGTTGGGGTAATTGTGTATTGTGCTAAAGAGAATTTTTTACATGCACTGATAGGAGTGAATCATCATCGCCTGCAGGTTTTTTGCGGCGACGAATTAGACCTGCATGAAATAGAAGCCAACCTGGATGCGTTGCAACGTATATGTGTTGGCGGTAGTTCATCGGGCCCCATCGGCAGATTGGATATGGCCTCACGGTTTCGCTGGTTAACTGCTACCCGTAGCACTGTGGTGCAAAGCTCAAAAGTTCATCCCGGCTTGTGCACCAATGCCGGCGAAGTGCTGAAAAAATTATTTGAGCAATTGGTGTTATAA
- a CDS encoding HipA family kinase, protein MNDQPTIRLVNVTRYITPLREGGSLPAIVEADDSFMYVLKFRGAGQGVKALIAELIGGEIARVLGLKVPEIVFANVDSAFGRTEPDEEIQDLLKASTGLNLGLHYLSGSITFDPAVTVVDPLLASKIVWMDCLLTNMDRTVRNTNMLWWHKELWLIDHGACLYFHHNIHDWQDKALRPFVLVKDHVLLPQAAALDTVDTTFRSLLTNEHIRRIVGLIPDEWLATDTSFQSTEEHRQVYSQFLETRLANSQIFVKEAQHAREALI, encoded by the coding sequence ATGAATGATCAGCCGACAATACGGTTAGTGAATGTAACCCGATACATCACTCCTTTACGGGAGGGAGGGTCGTTGCCTGCAATTGTAGAAGCGGATGATAGTTTTATGTATGTGTTGAAATTCAGGGGAGCGGGGCAGGGTGTTAAAGCGCTGATCGCTGAATTGATCGGTGGCGAAATAGCAAGAGTGTTAGGATTAAAAGTTCCTGAAATAGTTTTTGCCAATGTAGATAGTGCGTTTGGCAGAACAGAACCGGATGAAGAAATACAGGATCTGCTGAAAGCAAGTACAGGGCTTAACCTGGGCCTGCATTATCTTTCGGGGTCTATCACATTTGATCCGGCAGTAACGGTGGTTGATCCGCTACTGGCCTCCAAAATTGTTTGGATGGATTGCCTGCTCACGAATATGGATCGTACGGTGCGTAATACAAACATGCTTTGGTGGCATAAAGAATTGTGGTTGATCGATCACGGTGCCTGTTTGTATTTTCATCATAACATACATGATTGGCAAGACAAAGCATTGCGGCCTTTTGTATTGGTAAAGGATCATGTATTGTTGCCACAGGCAGCAGCGCTGGATACTGTTGATACAACTTTCCGTTCGTTGTTGACCAATGAGCATATACGCAGGATCGTTGGACTGATACCTGATGAATGGCTGGCAACAGATACCTCATTTCAATCTACAGAAGAACACAGGCAGGTGTATAGCCAGTTTTTAGAAACAAGATTAGCCAATAGTCAAATATTTGTAAAAGAAGCACAACATGCACGAGAAGCACTTATTTGA
- a CDS encoding OmpA family protein — translation MKKIFLPALLLIALTSHAQNNHSFAVHFDLDKFNLTTDATTSLDSFITVYKPGATIKLYGHTDIMASYEYNDALSLKRTTAVKNYLVSKGFTAANIIEEKGFGKRRPLNNNHGEKEMYLNRRVEIVVDEDAVKNEEPILNNETDKSLTAKIADTATTAGTNIVLQNMSFYGGTHSIMPQSLPILMELVEIMKKNPTLVIQVEGHICCQDGDADGFDIGTRTYNLSENRAKEICKYLNKSGIDEKRLFFKGYGHQQPLTPYPEKTEEERINNRRVEIKIVRR, via the coding sequence ATGAAAAAAATATTCCTTCCTGCATTGTTACTGATCGCTCTGACAAGTCATGCACAAAACAACCATTCATTTGCTGTACATTTTGACCTGGATAAATTCAATCTTACAACAGATGCCACTACAAGTCTTGATAGTTTTATTACTGTATATAAACCCGGCGCTACCATCAAACTCTACGGACACACCGATATTATGGCCAGCTACGAATACAATGATGCGCTTTCTTTAAAAAGAACTACTGCTGTAAAAAATTATTTAGTGAGCAAGGGTTTTACTGCTGCTAACATCATTGAAGAAAAAGGATTTGGTAAACGCAGACCGCTTAACAACAATCATGGTGAAAAAGAAATGTACCTCAACCGCCGGGTGGAGATCGTTGTTGACGAAGATGCCGTGAAGAATGAAGAACCGATACTGAACAATGAAACGGATAAGTCTTTAACGGCAAAGATCGCCGACACTGCAACCACCGCCGGCACCAATATCGTTTTACAGAACATGAGCTTTTATGGCGGCACACATAGTATCATGCCGCAATCGCTGCCTATCCTGATGGAGTTGGTGGAGATCATGAAAAAGAATCCTACGTTGGTGATACAGGTAGAAGGGCATATCTGTTGTCAAGATGGAGATGCCGATGGGTTTGATATTGGCACCCGTACCTACAACCTTTCTGAAAACAGGGCGAAGGAAATTTGCAAGTACCTGAATAAAAGTGGTATTGATGAGAAACGTTTATTCTTTAAGGGTTACGGTCACCAACAACCGCTTACTCCTTACCCGGAAAAAACAGAAGAGGAGAGAATTAATAATAGAAGGGTGGAGATAAAGATTGTGAGGAGATGA
- a CDS encoding IS3 family transposase (programmed frameshift): protein MEKKQKQSTENFIKDIRRRTRRLFTSEQKILIVMEALRGESSTAEICRKHGINQALFYKWNKEFMEAGKKRLNGDTTREATSDEVTELRKENQRLKEMVADLMLRYDIVKKSNHLGVSEKYQRRMRLSVAEKEEIIQLVERSELGVNRTLVQLGINKSTFYNWYKAYLDKGANGLESKRATRQRWNTIPQSEKNLVVEIALEYAELSPRELSCKLSDVKGIFISESSVYRILKAKGLITSPSHILLAAGNEFSQKTCFVHEMWQTDFTYFKILGWGWYYLSTVLDDYSRFIVHWELCKTMKTEDVQRTVNRALEASELPNEFRPKLLSDNGACYIASELKIFLQNKKMKLLHGRPNHPQTQGKIERYHRSMKNVVKLDNYYCPEELEASLTAFVHYYNHERYHESLGNVTPADVYYGRQEEIFKYRQRIKMLTLQRRRQNYLRQKIAS, encoded by the exons ATGGAAAAGAAACAAAAACAGTCCACAGAAAACTTCATTAAAGACATCCGTCGCAGGACTAGGCGATTGTTCACCTCCGAACAAAAGATCCTTATAGTTATGGAAGCACTACGAGGTGAAAGCTCTACCGCAGAGATATGTCGTAAACATGGGATTAACCAGGCATTGTTTTACAAATGGAATAAAGAGTTCATGGAAGCAGGTAAGAAACGCCTTAATGGTGATACTACTCGTGAAGCTACTAGTGACGAAGTAACTGAACTACGTAAAGAGAATCAAAGGTTAAAAGAAATGGTAGCTGATCTGATGCTCCGCTATGACATTGTAAAAAAAAGC AACCATCTTGGAGTAAGCGAAAAATATCAACGTCGTATGAGATTATCAGTAGCAGAAAAGGAGGAAATCATTCAATTGGTTGAACGTTCAGAACTGGGAGTAAACAGAACTTTGGTACAGTTGGGGATCAACAAGAGTACGTTTTACAATTGGTACAAAGCTTATTTGGATAAGGGTGCTAATGGCCTTGAATCAAAACGTGCTACCCGGCAACGCTGGAATACGATACCACAGTCTGAAAAGAATCTTGTAGTGGAGATTGCGCTGGAATATGCCGAGTTATCACCCAGAGAATTATCCTGTAAACTCAGTGATGTAAAAGGAATATTCATATCAGAATCCAGCGTGTACCGGATTTTGAAGGCCAAAGGGTTAATCACCAGCCCTTCACATATTTTGTTAGCAGCAGGAAATGAATTTAGTCAAAAGACCTGCTTTGTTCATGAAATGTGGCAAACAGATTTTACTTACTTCAAGATATTGGGATGGGGATGGTATTATCTGAGTACAGTACTGGATGATTACAGCCGTTTTATTGTTCATTGGGAACTCTGTAAGACAATGAAAACAGAGGATGTACAACGAACAGTTAATAGAGCCCTGGAGGCTTCAGAGTTGCCAAATGAGTTCAGGCCAAAGTTATTATCGGACAATGGAGCTTGCTATATCGCATCAGAACTCAAAATCTTTTTACAAAACAAGAAAATGAAACTTTTACATGGCAGGCCCAATCATCCGCAAACACAAGGGAAAATTGAACGTTATCATCGGTCAATGAAAAACGTTGTTAAGTTGGATAATTACTACTGCCCTGAAGAACTGGAAGCATCATTAACGGCTTTTGTACACTACTATAATCATGAACGCTATCATGAGTCTCTTGGGAATGTCACACCGGCAGATGTTTATTACGGAAGGCAAGAAGAGATTTTTAAATACAGGCAAAGAATAAAAATGCTAACGCTTCAAAGAAGAAGGCAAAATTATTTAAGACAAAAAATAGCATCTTAA